A portion of the Saimiri boliviensis isolate mSaiBol1 chromosome 1, mSaiBol1.pri, whole genome shotgun sequence genome contains these proteins:
- the LOC104651918 gene encoding protocadherin beta-14 — translation MKIRGALALQKRQVLVFFVLLGLSRAGAESAHYSVAEETEIGSFVANLARDLGLGVEELSSREARVVSDDNKKYLHLDLLTGDLLLNEKLDREELCGSTEPCVLHFQVVLENPLQFFQVELHVKDINDHSPTFLDNEILIKISEGTTIGTTFLLESAQDLDVGSNSLQNYTISPNSHFYIRIPDSGDRKIYPELVLDRALDYEEKAELRLTLTALDGGSPPRSGTTLVLIQVLDINDNAPEFPQSLYEVQVPEDKPIGSWIVTISAKDLDAGNHGKISYTFFHASEDVRKTFEINPMSGEVNLRSPLDFEAIQSYTINIQATDGGGLSEKCTLLVKVMDINDNPPEVTMSSITKRIPENASETLVALFSVLDQDSEDNGRMICSIQDNLPFILKPTFKNFFTIVSEKALDRESRAEYNITITVTDLGTPRLKTEYNITVLVSDINDNAPAFTQTSYTLFVRENNSPALHIGSVSATDRDSGSNAQVTYSLLPPQDPHLPLTSLVSINADNGQLFALRALDYEALQAFEFRVGATDRGSPALSSEALVRVLVLDANDNSPFVLYPLQNGSAPCTELVPRAAEPGYLVSKVVAVDGDSGQNAWLSFQLLKATEPGLFGVWAHNGEVRTARLLSERDAAKHRLVVLVKDNGEPPRSATATLHVLLVDGFSQPYLPLPEAAPAQAQADSLTVYLVVALASVSSLFLFSVLLFVAVRLCRRSRAASVGRCSVPEGPFPGHLVDVSGTGTLSQSYQYEVCLTGGSGTDEFKFLKPIIPSFQVHDTGKNTGEMENYRNNFGFNIQ, via the coding sequence ATGAAGATCAGAGGGGCGCTCGCTCTGCAAAAAAGGCAAGTTCTGGTATTCTTTGTTTTGCTGGGATTGTCTCGGGCAGGTGCTGAATCTGCACACTATTCTGTTGCAGAGGAAACAGAAATTGGCTCTTTTGTGGCTAATCTGGCGAGGGACctagggctgggggtggaggagcTGTCTTCACGGGAAGCCCGGGTGGTGTCTGAtgataataaaaagtatttgcaCCTTGATTTGCTGACTGGGGACTTGCTCCTAAATGAGAAACTAGACCGAGAAGAGCTGTGTGGCTCCACCGAGCCCTGTGTGCTACATTTCCAGGTGGTTTTGGAAAACCCTTTGCAGTTTTTTCAGGTTGAGCTGCATGTCAAAGACATAAATGATCACTCCCCTACATTCCTAGACAATgaaatacttattaaaatatcAGAAGGTACCACTATTGGAACTACATTCCTATTGGAGAGTGCTCAAGATTTGGATGTCGGAAGCAACAGTCTCCAAAACTACACGATTAGCCCCAATTCTCACTTCTATATTAGAATTCCAGACAGTGGTGACAGAAAGATATACCCAGAGCTGGTCCTAGATAGAGCTTTAGATTACGAGGAGAAAGCTGAACTCAGATTGACACTCACCGCACTGGATGGTGGATCCCCACCCAGGTCTGGGACAACTTTGGTTCTCATTCAGGTATTGGACATCAATGATAATGCCCCTGAGTTTCCTCAGAGTCTGTATGAGGTGCAGGTTCCTGAGGATAAACCCATTGGCTCCTGGATTGTTACCATCTCAGCTAAGGATTTGGATGCAGGAAACCATGGGAAAATATCTTACACATTTTTCCATGCATCAGAAGACGTTCGTAAAACATTTGAAATCAATCCAATGTCTGGAGAAGTTAATTTGAGATCACCCCTGGATTTTGAAGCAATACAGTCCTACACCATAAATATTCAGGCAACAGATGGTGGGGGTCTTTCAGAAAAATGCACCCTTCTAGTTAAAGTTATGGATATAAATGACAACCCACCAGAAGTGACCATGTCGTCGATTACAAAAAGAATTCCAGAGAATGCCTCAGAGACCCTAGTAGCTCTTTTTAGTGTCCTAGACCAAGACTCTGAGGACAATGGGAGGATGATTTGCTCTATTCAAGATAACCTCCCTTTTATCCTGAAACCGaccttcaagaactttttcacGATAGTTTCTGAAAAAGCACTGGACAGAGAGAGCAGAGCCGAGTACAACATCACCATCACCGTCACTGACTTGGGGACCCCAAGGCTGAAAACCGAGTACAACATAACCGTGCTGGTCTCCGACATCAATGACAACGCCCCCGCCTTCACACAAACCTCCTACACCCTGTTCGTCCGCGAGAACAACAGCCCCGCCCTGCACATCGGCAGCGTCAGCGCCACAGACAGAGACTCAGGCAGCAACGCCCAGGTCACCTACTCGCTGCTGCCGCCCCAGGACCCGCACCTGCCCCTCACCTCCCTGGTCTCCATCAACGCGGACAACGGACAGCTGTTCGCCCTCCGGGCGCTGGACTACGAGGCCCTGCAGGCGTTCGAGTTCCGCGTGGGCGCCACAGACCGCGGCTCCCCGGCGCTGAGCAGCGAGGCGCTGGTGCGCGTGCTGGTGCTGGACGCCAACGACAACTCGCCCTTCGTGCTGTACCCGCTGCAGAACGGCTCCGCGCCCTGCACCGAGCTGGTGCCCCGGGCGGCCGAGCCGGGCTACCTGGTGAGCAAGGTGGTGGCGGTGGACGGCGACTCGGGCCAGAACGCCTGGCTCTCGTTCCAACTGCTCAAGGCCACGGAGCCCGGGCTGTTCGGCGTGTGGGCGCACAATGGCGAGGTGCGCACCGCCAGGCTGCTGAGCGAGCGCGACGCGGCCAAGCACAGGCTGGTGGTGCTGGTCAAGGACAATGGCGAGCCCCCGCGCTCGGCCACCGCCACGCTGCACGTGCTCCTGGTGGACGGCTTCTCCCAGCCCTACCTGCCGCTCCCGGAGGCGGCcccggcccaggcccaggccgacTCGCTCACCGTCTACCTGGTGGTGGCGTTGGCCTCGGTGTCGTCGCTCTTCCTGTTCTCGGTGCTCCTGTTCGTGGCGGTGCGGCTGTGCAGGAGGAGCAGGGCGGCGTCGGTGGGTCGCTGCTCGGTGCCCGAGGGTCCCTTTCCGGGGCATCTGGTGGACGTGAGCGGCACCGGGACCCTGTCCCAGAGCTACCAGTACGAGGTGTGTCTGACAGGAGGTTCTGGGACAGATGAGTTCAAATTTCTGAAGCCGATTATCCCCAGTTTTCAAGTTCATGACACTGGTAAGAATACGGGGGAAATGGAGAACTATCGGAATAACTTTGGATTTAACATTCAATAA
- the LOC101030667 gene encoding protocadherin beta-18 — translation MEPAKGRAQRTRQVLLFFVFLGGSLVCSKTWSYSIAEEMEVGTFIANVVKDMGVDVEDLAARGARVIFDDYKPYLRLDLRNGDLLLNEQLDREALCDLTERCVLHFQVLFENPLQFSRAELLVKDINDHTPTFLDNHILLKISEGTAPGTLFQIDSAQDLDVGKNGVQNYTISPNPHFQTKLRDSDEGRKYPELVLNQSLDREKEAEFNLTLTAVDGGSPPRSGTTLIHVVVLDINDNAPEFEKPVYEVHVPESSPLDSLMIKVSATDLDAGINGELSYSFSHVSRDVRKTFEIHPISGEVYLKAPLDFEIIQSYIINIQAIDGGGLFGKASILVQVVDMNDNPPEIAMTSLTSPIPENSSPEMVVAVFSIRDQDAGDNGRMVCSIQDNIPFLLKPTFKNFYALVTERPLDREIRNEYNITITVTDLGTPRLKTEYNITVLISDVNDNTPAFTQTSYTLFVRENNSPALHIGSVSATDRDSGSNAQVTYSLLPPQDPHLPLASLVSINADNGHLFALRALDYEALQAFEFRVGATDRGSPALSSEALVRVLVLDANDNSPFVLYPLQNGSAPCTELVPRAAEPGYLVTKVVAVDGDSGQNAWLSFQLLKATEPGLFGVWAHNGEVRTARLLSERDAAKHRLVVLVKDNGEPPRSATATLHVLLVDGFSQPYLPLPEAAPAQAQADSLTVYLVVALASVSSLFLFSVLLFVAVRLCRRSRAASVGRCPVPEGPFAGHLVDVSGTGTLSQSYQYEVCLAGGSGTDEFKFLKPIIPNLVPRGGQMEKASPF, via the coding sequence ATGGAGCCTGCAAAGGGAAGAGCTCAGCGGACAAGGCAAGtgctgcttttctttgttttcctgggAGGGTCTTTGGTGTGTTCTAAGACCTGGAGCTATTCCATAGCAGAGGAAATGGAGGTCGGCACATTtatagccaacgtggtgaaagacATGGGTGTGGATGTGGAAGACCTGGCTGCACGGGGGGCCAGAGTCATCTTTGACGACTATAAACCTTATTTGCGGTTGGATCTACGGAATGGCGACTTGCTCTTAAATGAGCAGCTGGACCGGGAAGCACTTTGCGATCTCACAGAGCGATGTGTATTGCATTTCCAGGTGTTATTCGAAAATCCCTTGCAATTTTCTCGGGCTGAGCTTTTGGTGAAAGACATAAATGATCATACTCCCACGTTCCTAGACAATCACATACTTCTAAAAATCTCTGAAGGTACTGCTCCAGGAACCTTATTCCAAATAGACAGTGCACAGGACTTGGATGTGGGAAAGAATGGTGTTCAAAACTATACAATAAGCCCCAATCCCCATTTCCAAACTAAATTACGAGACAGTGATGAGGGCAGAAAATACCCAGAGTTGGTACTGAACCAATCCCTGGATCGAGAAAAGGAGGCTGAGTTTAATTTAACGTTAACAGCCGTAGATGGTGGGTCTCCGCCCAGGTCTGGGACTACACTGATTCACGTTGTGGTCCTGGACATCAATGACAATGCCCCCGAATTTGAGAAGCCAGTCTATGAGGTTCATGTACCTGAGAGCAGCCCTCTGGACTCCTTGATGATCAAGGTATCTGCTACAGATTTAGATGCAGGAATAAATGGAGAACTGTCTTACTCATTTTCCCACGTCTCAAGAGATGTACGGAAAACATTTGAAATCCACCCAATTTCTGGCGAAGTCTATTTAAAAGCACCTCTAGATTTCGAGATTATTCAATCTTATATCATAAACATTCAGGCCATTGACGGTGGGGGCCTTTTCGGAAAAGCAAGCATTTTAGTTCAGGTTGTAGATATGAATGACAACCCGCCAGAAATAGCCATGACATCTCTTACTAGCCCCATACCGGAAAACTCTTCGCCTGAGATGGTGGTCGCTGTTTTCAGCATACGAGACCAAGACGCTGGAGACAATGGGAGAATGGTTTGCTCAATTCAGGACAACATCCCTTTTCTCTTGAAGCCTACCTTCAAGAATTTTTACGCTCTGGTAACAGAGCGCCCACTGGACAGAGAGATCAGAAATGAATATAACATCACCATCACCGTGACCGACTTGGGGACACCCAGGTTGAAAACCGAGTACAACATAACCGTGCTGATCTCCGACGTCAACGACAACACCCCCGCCTTCACACAAACCTCCTACACCCTGTTCGTCCGCGAGAACAACAGCCCCGCCCTGCACATCGGCAGCGTCAGCGCCACAGACAGAGACTCGGGCAGCAACGCCCAGGTCACCTACTCGCTGCTGCCGCCCCAGGACCCGCACCTGCCCCTCGCCTCCCTGGTCTCCATCAACGCGGACAACGGACACCTGTTCGCCCTCCGGGCGCTGGACTACGAGGCCCTGCAGGCGTTCGAGTTCCGCGTGGGCGCCACAGACCGCGGCTCCCCGGCGCTGAGCAGCGAGGCGCTGGTGCGCGTGCTGGTGCTGGACGCCAACGACAACTCGCCCTTCGTGCTGTACCCGCTGCAGAACGGCTCCGCGCCCTGCACCGAGCTGGTGCCCCGGGCGGCCGAGCCGGGCTACCTGGTGACCAAGGTGGTGGCGGTGGACGGCGACTCAGGCCAGAACGCCTGGCTGTCGTTCCAGCTGCTCAAGGCCACGGAGCCCGGGCTGTTCGGCGTGTGGGCGCACAATGGCGAGGTGCGCACCGCCAGGCTGCTGAGCGAGCGCGACGCGGCCAAGCACAGGCTGGTGGTGCTGGTCAAGGACAATGGCGAGCCCCCGCGCTCGGCCACCGCCACGCTGCACGTGCTCCTGGTGGACGGCTTCTCCCAGCCCTACCTGCCGCTCCCGGAGGCGGCcccggcccaggcccaggccgacTCGCTCACCGTCTACCTGGTGGTGGCGTTGGCCTCGGTGTCGTCGCTCTTCCTGTTCTCGGTGCTCCTGTTCGTGGCGGTGCGGCTGTGCAGGAGGAGCAGGGCGGCCTCGGTGGGTCGCTGCCCGGTGCCCGAGGGCCCTTTTGCGGGGCATCTAGTGGACGTGAGCGGCACCGGGACCCTGTCCCAGAGCTACCAGTATGAGGTGTGCCTGGCAGGAGGTTCCGGGACAGATGAGTTCAAGTTTCTGAAGCCGATAATTCCCAATCTAGTGCCCCGGGGAGGCCAAATGGAGAAAGCCTCACCTTTCTGA
- the PCDHB12 gene encoding protocadherin beta-12: MENGGAVTLQIRQVLLFFVLLGISQAGSEPGRFLVMEEMQSGSFVGNLAKDLGLEVSELSSRGARVVSNDNKECLQLDTHTGDLLLSETLDREELCGSTEPCVLYFQVLMKNPTQFLQIELQVRDINDHSPVFLEKEMLLEIPENSPVGAVFLLESAKDSDVGVNAVKSYTISPNSHFHIKMRVNPDNRKYPELVLDKALDYEEQPELSFILTALDGGSPPRSGTALVRVVVVDVNDNSPEFEQAFYEVEILENSILGSLVVTVSAWDLDSGTNGELSYTFSHASEDIHKTFEIHQKSGEITLTAPLDFESIESYSMIIQATDGGGLFGKSTVRIQVMDVNDNAPEITVSSITSPIPENTPETVVMVFSIRDRDSGDNGKMTCSISEDLPFVLKSLVENYYTLETERPLDRESRAEYNITITVTDLGIPRLKTEYNTTVLVSDVNDNAPAFTQTSYTLFVRENNSPALHIGSVSATDRDSGSNAQVTYSLLPPQDPHLPLASLVSINADNGHLFALRALDYEALQAFEFRVGATDRGSPALSSEALVRVLVLDANDNSPFVLYPLQNGSAPCTELVPRAAEPGYLVSKVVAVDGDSGQNAWLSFQLLKATEPGLFGVWAHNGEVRTARLLSERDAAKHRLVVLVKDNGEPPRSATATLHVLLVDGFSQPYLPLPEAAPAQAQADSLTVYLVVALASVSSLFLFSVLLFVAVRLCRRSRAASVGRCSVPRGPFPGHLVDVSGTGTLSQSYQYEVCLTRGSGTNEFKFLKPIIPNLLPQNTSGEVEENLPFQNNLGF; the protein is encoded by the coding sequence ATGGAAAACGGAGGAGCAGTCACCCTGCAGATAAGGCaagttctgcttttctttgttttgctgggAATATCTCAGGCGGGCTCTGAACCTGGGCGCTTTTTGGTGATGGAGGAAATGCAAAGTGGAAGCTTTGTAGGAAATTTGGCAAAGGACCTGGGACTGGAGGTGAGTGAGCTCTCGTCGCGTGGGGCTCGAGTGGTCTCTAATGATAACAAAGAGTGTTTGCAGCTAGACACACACACTGGGGATTTGCTCTTAAGTGAAACGCTAGACCGGGAGGAGCTCTGCGGTTCCACCGAGCCTTGTGTGCTGTATTTCCAGGTGTTAATGAAAAACCCCACTCAGTTTTTACAAATTGAGCTCCAGGTCAGGGATATAAACGATCACTCTCCCGTCTTCTTGGAAAAAGAAATGCTCCTAGAAATCCCAGAGAACAGTCCTGTTGGTGCTGTGTTCCTGCTTGAAAGTGCAAAGGATTCAGATGTAGGAGTCAATGCTGTGAAAAGCTACACAATAAGCCCCAACTCTcattttcacattaaaatgaGAGTCAATCCAGACAATAGAAAATACCCCGAGTTAGTCCTGGACAAGGCGCTGGATTATGAAGAGCAACCGGAGCTCAGTTTCATCCTCACTGCTCTGGATGGCGGGTCCCCTCCCAGGTCTGGAACTGCCTTGGTCAGGGTGGTGGTTGTGGACGTTAATGACAACTCCCCTGAGTTTGAGCAGGCTTTTTATGAGGTGGAGATTCTAGAGAATAGCATCCTTGGCTCCCTGGTTGTGACCGTCTCAGCCTGGGATTTAGACTCTGGAACAAATGGTGAACTATCCTATACCTTTTCCCATGCCTCAGAAGATATTCACAAGACATTTGAAATTCATCAGAAGTCTGGAGAAATTACTTTAACAGCACCTTTGGATTTTGAATCAATTGAGTCATACTCAATGATCATTCAAGCCACAGATGGGGGAGGACTTTTTGGAAAATCTACAGTCAGAATTCAGGTGATGGATGTAAATGACAATGCTCCTGAAATCACTGTGTCATCAATTACCAGTCCAATCCCAGAAAATACGCCAGAGACCGTGGTTATGGTTTTTAGTATACGAGACAGAGACTCTGGGGACAACGGAAAGATGACGTGTTCTATCTCGGAAGACCTTCCATTCGTGCTAAAATCTTTAGTTGAGAATTACTACACGTTGGAAACAGAAAGACCACTGGACAGAGAGAGCAGAGCCGAGTACAACATCACCATCACCGTCACTGACTTGGGGATCCCCAGGTTGAAAACCGAGTACAATACAACCGTTCTGGTCTCCGACGTCAATGACAACGCCCCCGCCTTCACACAAACCTCCTACACTCTGTTCGTCCGCGAGAACAACAGCCCCGCCCTGCACATCGGCAGCGTCAGCGCCACAGACAGAGACTCGGGCAGCAACGCCCAGGTCACCTACTCGCTGCTGCCGCCCCAGGACCCGCACCTGCCCCTCGCCTCCCTGGTCTCCATCAACGCGGACAACGGACACCTGTTCGCCCTCCGGGCGCTGGACTACGAGGCCCTGCAGGCGTTCGAGTTCCGCGTGGGCGCCACAGACCGCGGCTCCCCGGCGCTGAGCAGCGAGGCGCTGGTGCGCGTGCTGGTGCTGGACGCCAACGACAACTCGCCCTTCGTGCTGTACCCGCTGCAGAACGGCTCCGCGCCCTGCACCGAGCTGGTGCCCCGGGCGGCCGAGCCTGGCTACCTGGTGAGCAAGGTGGTGGCGGTGGACGGCGACTCGGGCCAGAACGCCTGGCTGTCGTTCCAGCTGCTCAAGGCCACGGAGCCCGGGCTGTTCGGCGTGTGGGCGCACAATGGCGAGGTGCGCACCGCCAGGCTGCTGAGCGAGCGCGACGCGGCCAAGCACAGGCTGGTGGTGCTGGTCAAGGACAATGGCGAGCCCCCGCGCTCGGCCACCGCCACGCTGCACGTGCTCCTGGTGGACGGCTTCTCCCAGCCCTACCTGCCGCTCCCGGAGGCGGCcccggcccaggcccaggccgacTCGCTCACCGTCTACCTGGTGGTGGCGTTGGCCTCGGTGTCGTCGCTCTTCCTGTTCTCGGTGCTCCTGTTCGTGGCGGTGCGGCTGTGCAGGAGGAGCAGGGCGGCGTCGGTGGGTCGCTGCTCAGTGCCCCGGGGTCCCTTTCCAGGGCATCTGGTGGACGTGAGCGGCACCGGGACTCTGTCCCAGAGCTACCAGTACGAGGTGTGTCTGACGAGAGGTTCCGGGACAAATGAGTTTAAGTTTCTGAAACCAATTATTCCTAACCTCCTACCCCAGAACACAAGTGGGGAAGTCGAAGAAAATCTTCCATTTCAGAATAATTTGGGTTTCTGA
- the PCDHB13 gene encoding protocadherin beta-13, whose translation MEASRKFICRQRQVLFSFLLLGLSLAGAAEPRRYSVVEETEGSSFVTNLAKDLGLEQREFSSRGVRVVSRGNKLHLQLNQETGDLLLNEKLDREDLCGHTEPCVLRFQVLLESPLEFFQAELQVTDINDHSPVFLDKEMLVKVSESSPPGTTFPLKNAEDLDVGQNNIESYVISPNPYFRVLTRKRSDGRKYPELVLDKALDREEEAELRLTLTALDGGSPPRSGTAQVYIEILDVNDNAPEFEQPFYRVQISEDSPIGFLVVKVSATDVDTGVNGEISYSLFQASDEIGKTFKINPLTGEIELKKQLDFEKLQSYEVNVEARDAGTFSGKCTVLIQVMDVNDHAPEVTMSAFTSPVPENAPETVVALFSVSDLDSEENGKVSCSIPEDLPFLLKSVGNFYTLLTERPLDRESRDEYNITITVTDLGTPRLKTQLNITVLVSDVNDNAPAFTQTSYTLFVRENNSPALHIGSVSATDRDSGSNAQVTYSLLPPQDPHLPLASLVSINADNGQLFALRALDYEALQAFEFRVGATDRGSPALSSEALVRVLVLDANDNSPFVLYPLQNGSAPCTELVPRAAEPGYLVSKVVAVDGDSGQNAWLSFQLLKATEPGLFGVWAHNGEVRTARLLSERDAAKHRLVVLVKDNGEPPRSATATLHVLLVDGFSQPYLPLPEAAPAQAQADSLTVYLVVALASVSSLFLFSVLLFVAVRLCRRSRAASVGRCSVPEGPFPGHLVDLSGTGTLSQSYQYEVCLSGSSGTNEFKFLKPIIPNFSPQCPDKEIEGNSTFANSFGFNIQ comes from the coding sequence ATGGAGGCCAGCAGGAAGTTCATTTGCAGACAAAGGCAagtccttttttcctttctccttttgggCTTATCTCTGGCGGGCGCGGCGGAACCTAGGCGCTATTCTGTGGTGGAGGAAACTGAGGGTAGCTCCTTTGTAACTAATTTAGCAAAGGACTTAGGTCTGGAGCAGAGGGAATTCTCCAGCCGGGGGGTTAGGGTTGTTTCTAGAGGGAACAAACTACATTTGCAGCTCAACCAGGAGACCGGGGATTTGTTGCTAAATGAGAAACTGGACCGTGAGGATCTGTGCGGTCACACAGAGCCCTGTGTGCTACGTTTCCAGGTGTTGCTAGAGAGTCCCTTAGAGTTTTTTCAAGCTGAGCTACAAGTAACAGACATAAACGACCACTCTCCAGTATTTCTGGACAAAGAAATGCTGGTAAAAGTGTCAGAGAGCAGTCCTCCTGGGACTACGTTTCCTTTGAAGAATGCTGAGGACTTAGATGTAGGCCAAAATAATATTGAGAGCTATGTAATCAGCCCCAACCCCTATTTTCGGGTCCTCACCCGCAAACGCAGTGATGGTAGGAAATATCCAGAGCTGGTACTGGACAAAGCGCTGGACCGAGAGGAGGAAGCTGAGCTCCGGTTAACACTTACAGCCCTGGATGGTGGCTCTCCACCCAGATCTGGCACTGCTCAGGTCTACATCGAAATCCTGGATGTCAACGATAATGCCCCTGAATTTGAGCAGCCTTTCTATAGGGTGCAGATCTCTGAGGACAGTCCAATAGGCTTCCTGGTTGTCAAGGTCTCTGCCACAGATGTAGACACCGGAGTCAACGGAGAGATTTCCTATTCACTTTTCCAAGCTTCAGACGAGATTGGCAAAACCTTTAAGATCAATCCCTTGACAGGAGAAATTGAACTTAAAAAACAACTTGATTTCGAAAAATTACAGTCCTATGAAGTCAATGTTGAGGCAAGAGATGCTGGAACATTTTCTGGAAAATGCACCGTTCTGATTCAAGTGATGGATGTGAACGATCACGCTCCAGAAGTTACCATGTCTGCATTTACCAGCCCAGTACCTGAGAATGCGCCTGAAACTGTGGTTGCACTTTTCAGTGTCTCAGATCTTGattcagaagaaaatggaaaagtaagTTGCTCCATTCCGGAGGATCTACCCTTCCTCCTGAAATCCGTGGGAAACTTTTACACCCTACTAACAGAGAGACCACTGGACAGAGAAAGCAGAGATGAATACAACATCACCATCACCGTCACTGACTTGGGGACCCCTAGGCTGAAAACACAGCTCAATATTACTGTGCTGGTCTCTGATGTCAATGACAACGCCCCCGCCTTCACACAAACCTCCTACACCCTGTTCGTCCGCGAGAACAACAGCCCCGCCCTGCACATCGGCAGCGTCAGCGCCACAGACAGAGACTCGGGCAGCAACGCCCAGGTCACCTACTCGCTGCTGCCGCCCCAGGACCCGCACCTGCCCCTCGCCTCCCTGGTCTCCATCAACGCGGACAACGGACAGCTGTTCGCCCTCCGGGCGCTGGACTACGAGGCCCTGCAGGCGTTCGAGTTCCGCGTGGGCGCCACAGACCGCGGCTCCCCGGCGCTGAGCAGCGAGGCGCTGGTGCGCGTGCTGGTGCTGGACGCCAACGACAACTCGCCCTTCGTGCTGTACCCGCTGCAGAACGGCTCCGCGCCCTGCACCGAGCTGGTGCCCCGGGCGGCCGAGCCGGGCTACCTGGTGAGCAAGGTGGTGGCGGTGGACGGCGACTCGGGCCAGAACGCCTGGCTCTCGTTCCAACTGCTCAAGGCCACGGAGCCCGGGCTGTTCGGCGTGTGGGCGCACAATGGCGAGGTGCGCACCGCCAGGCTGCTGAGCGAGCGCGACGCGGCCAAGCACAGGCTGGTGGTGCTGGTCAAGGACAATGGCGAGCCCCCGCGCTCGGCCACCGCCACGCTGCACGTGCTCCTGGTGGACGGCTTCTCCCAGCCCTACCTGCCGCTCCCGGAGGCGGCcccggcccaggcccaggccgacTCGCTCACCGTCTACCTGGTGGTGGCGTTGGCCTCGGTGTCGTCGCTCTTCCTGTTCTCGGTGCTCCTGTTCGTGGCGGTGCGGCTGTGCAGGAGGAGCCGGGCGGCCTCGGTGGGTCGCTGCTCGGTGCCCGAGGGTCCCTTTCCGGGTCATCTGGTGGACCTAAGTGGCACCGGGACCCTGTCCCAGAGCTACCAGTACGAGGTGTGTCTGTCGGGAAGTTCTGGGACAAATGAGTTCAAATTTCTGAAGCCGATTATCCCCAACTTCTCTCCCCAGTGCCCTGACAAAGAAATAGAGGGAAATTCTACCTTCGCCAATAGCTTTGGGTTCAATATTCAGTGA